A portion of the Tachysurus fulvidraco isolate hzauxx_2018 chromosome 8, HZAU_PFXX_2.0, whole genome shotgun sequence genome contains these proteins:
- the LOC113638891 gene encoding caspase-7-like isoform X1 has translation MYVMSQIEMQKNCSNALKTLVLKFVSTSTSDQYCEKMTKILKNVSEENHDDSSCFACILPSHGEEGMIYGTDGAMPIKYINFLFKGDMCKSLVGKPKLFFIQVKENGKACQGSEFNDGIQTDSGTPHDVLETDASPRHKIQVEADFLFAYSTVPEIRLCLEISSIKELMHSGNIKQILWSATKQQLDDSLTKKGASTSLLQKTLSEGYYSWRNPGRGS, from the exons ATGTACGTTATGTCACAGATTGAGATGCAGAAGAACTGttcaaatgctttaaaaacCTTGGTTTTGAAGTTTGTATCTACAAGTACAAGTGACCAGTACTGTGAAAAAATGACGAAGATACTGAAAAATG tgtcggAAGAGAATCACGACGACAGTTCTTGCTTTGCCTGCATTTTGCCAAGCCATGGAGAAGAGGGCATGATATATGGAACGGACGGGGCCATGCCCATCAAATACATTAACTTCCTCTTCAAAGGAGACATGTGCAAGAGTCTTGTGGGGAAACCCAAGCTTTTCTTCATCCAagtaaaagaaaatggaaaa GCCTGTCAAGGTTCAGAGTTCAATGATGGTATACAGACTGACTCAGGAACACCTCATGATGTTCTAGAAACAGACGCGAGCCCCAGACACAAAATCCAAGTGGAGGCAGACTTCTTGTTTGCATACTCCACTGTTCCAG AAATAAGACTTTGTCTTGAGATCAGCAGCATAAAAGAACTAATGCACTCGGGAAACATCAAGCAGATCCTTTGGTCTGCTACAAAGCAGCAACTTGATGACTCTCTGACCAAGAAGGGGGCTTCtacttcgttactacaaaaaacCCTTAGTGAAG GTTACTATTCATGGAGGAACCCAGGCCGGGGATCTTGA
- the LOC113638891 gene encoding caspase-7-like isoform X2, giving the protein MCVCVSVSEENHDDSSCFACILPSHGEEGMIYGTDGAMPIKYINFLFKGDMCKSLVGKPKLFFIQACQGSEFNDGIQTDSGTPHDVLETDASPRHKIQVEADFLFAYSTVPEIRLCLEISSIKELMHSGNIKQILWSATKQQLDDSLTKKGASTSLLQKTLSEGYYSWRNPGRGS; this is encoded by the exons atgtgtgtgtgtgtgtcagtgtcggAAGAGAATCACGACGACAGTTCTTGCTTTGCCTGCATTTTGCCAAGCCATGGAGAAGAGGGCATGATATATGGAACGGACGGGGCCATGCCCATCAAATACATTAACTTCCTCTTCAAAGGAGACATGTGCAAGAGTCTTGTGGGGAAACCCAAGCTTTTCTTCATCCAa GCCTGTCAAGGTTCAGAGTTCAATGATGGTATACAGACTGACTCAGGAACACCTCATGATGTTCTAGAAACAGACGCGAGCCCCAGACACAAAATCCAAGTGGAGGCAGACTTCTTGTTTGCATACTCCACTGTTCCAG AAATAAGACTTTGTCTTGAGATCAGCAGCATAAAAGAACTAATGCACTCGGGAAACATCAAGCAGATCCTTTGGTCTGCTACAAAGCAGCAACTTGATGACTCTCTGACCAAGAAGGGGGCTTCtacttcgttactacaaaaaacCCTTAGTGAAG GTTACTATTCATGGAGGAACCCAGGCCGGGGATCTTGA